The nucleotide window AATTCAGAATGTGTAGATTTGAATTGTTTGAAGAAAACATTGATAAATCACAAGCTCTTGTCGCTTTCTAATGTTATAGTAACGCCACATATTGCCTATGATACAAAGGCTGCAACAGATAGAATTTTGGAGATAACAGCAAATAATATTATTGCTTTTAATGACAATAGGAATGTTGAGAATATTGTTGAGTAGTTTCCAAATCTTTATAAGAAGTTTTTTGCCAATTTTGAGCATTGATTTTTTCAATGATTGTAGGGGATTGGGTCAATAAAAATTCACCGTGATTAAATGGCTTTTCAATAAACTCGTTTTCGGCATAATAAGTTGGGTGGATTAAAATCTCAGCAATGCAGTTTTTAGCTTTAATCGCTTTAAGTCCGTATATTATTGCGTTTTCGTCCATATAACCGGTGTATGTAACCCCGATTAAATAGTCATTGGCGACCAAGTTGTATTGTTTTAATGTTTGTTTGTTAATTATAGAAAAAGAGTTAAGCAGCATATTTTTAATTATATTTAAAGGATATTTTTTAGATAAATGTTTTTTTAAGTCAGGTATGATGTAAGGTTTTTCAAATTGAGTTCTTATATTTTTGATTTCATACTCATTAGCCAGTTTTGTCGTTAAGCGAAACATATTTGGAATTGCGTGAGTATGCACGTGAGAGTTGATGTGGTCAACATTTAATTGAGATTTTATTTTTTCAATTTGAGCCCTTAATTCGCTTTCAACTTGTTGCATATATTTTTCGTTGTAAGACA belongs to Candidatus Gastranaerophilales bacterium and includes:
- a CDS encoding ChbG/HpnK family deacetylase, with amino-acid sequence MKKLIFNSDDFGYSTAFNQGIKKGFQAGVLSSTCILANGDAFENAVEIVKNEIPNIGLGIHLNIIEGKSLTDCPLLTDPNGIFNNSYGKMIKMSYNEKYMQQVESELRAQIEKIKSQLNVDHINSHVHTHAIPNMFRLTTKLANEYEIKNIRTQFEKPYIIPDLKKHLSKKYPLNIIKNMLLNSFSIINKQTLKQYNLVANDYLIGVTYTGYMDENAIIYGLKAIKAKNCIAEILIHPTYYAENEFIEKPFNHGEFLLTQSPTIIEKINAQNWQKTSYKDLETTQQYSQHSYCH